TAAATCAAAATCACTAGTGAGTTCTTTTTGTTGGAACTAGCAATGCTATGGATTTTAATTGAGGTATGAGATAAGTTAAAGCTTCAATTTTAATGTGATCAAAACTCTAGTTGGTgtgcaaaatattaaactagattTTTGACGATAATATTAAATAGCAATCCTCACTTTGTTGTTTAAATTTTCAAGCAAAGcattgaaaatcaattcaatacaGTAATTCGACCTAAAAAATAAAGACTAATGAGAGTCTCTGAAATGAAAGTTGAACATGATTTCAAAGAGTATTtgcaaagaatattaaaaaaaagaatgtgtGTAATTTAGTACATTGTTCCAACTAAAGAAAAATGACTACCTTGATTtcctattttataaattttggccCTAATGATAGAAAAACAAGATGTATGCATGCGTATATTTTGCCTAGGATCGGCTATCTAAGAGGTCACCATATTTTCTTCATGTGTTAACTATAAAACCTCCAAACATATCATTTTATTGACAATTTCTTCGAGCAttccaacaaagaaaaaaaaaccctcgTCCATTTAGCTTTGGACATCTGAATTCTACTTTTGCCttcgagttttttttttttttttttccaaatgaaCTCATGTTATTAAAACTTTCATTCTGTTTTGTTGAGCTATAAAGTTAATGGAGTGCTAAAAAATGCAGgactaaatattatataacattgAATCAAGTATTATATTTTCTCTAtctctttctttaatttaaactTCAAGGTCAAATATTACTTGTTAATCAATTACGCTAATACTTTCGGatactttatattattatttgttgaaGGGAAGGGCTACgccataaacaaaacaaaacaacactaAAATCctctaagaaaataaataaagtatctGCCATTAAGGCACTAAATTAAAAGTCAAGAGGAAACTCAAATATCTTAAACTGACTGTGTGACTGAGATGCCTGAAATTGATAAGCTTCATAAGGACTTGCATCCACAGTCCACACACCGCTGCCAATTCCTTTATGAATATCCTGAATCATAAATAAGTTctgcaataataataataattcagcTAAGAAATTTTTGGAATGtagttaatttttatgttaaatatcAAATCCATATTAAGTTCGTAAATTTGGAACATTGTAATTGTATTTTAAGTCacgaatttatttatttatttttttgcaacaGGTCAAATCAAGGCTGGTATCTTTATTTTGACCAAAAATTTCTTAAGCACCGTTTCACCCACAGGAAATTATGCAACGACGAACTAAAACTTAGAACTGAAAATCTTGCATTCCAAGGAACCCATTATAGGCCTCAAGACAAGGACTGTATTTTGGCTGGTTTGTCCTAGAAGACAAGACTTAGTTTCGATTTATATGTACAATGTTAAACTTAAACTTTCTGAACATAGTATTTACATATGCACAATATTTGACAATATGCGACCCAAGAAAGGCGCAACAGAACGAACAGACATCTCATTGATCAAAGAGAGAATCTGGTTTGAGGGGTCGGGCTGCTCGGCGGAACCAGGTGTTGAATGCAGTAACCAAATGAGGACAATCTTCAACATTTCGGGTTGAAAAGCTGAGGCACTGCTGCAACAATTCTTGAGCATCTGACATAGGCAATGTGGAGATGATTCGCAAGAATGTTTCTTCCAGTTCCAGATACAACGATTTGTTGCTGGGTGATATTGGTGAAACATTATCTTTGCATACAACCAAAACCGGCAACCAATCTTCTACAAGCTTCCTTCTCACCTGAACAGAGCAACGAAAAAGGCATGAATATGCAGTATTATAGGTATGAAGGCGTTCAAATAGACAAATAGAATTAGAAAAAGGTACCCATATAATACCATATCAAATTAGAACATGTAATATTAGGAAATTTAACAAGAATATCTGAGGAAAAGGTATATGCAATGTGATTAAAATCAATCTAAATGGAAAGGAAACATCAAATTTATTATCGCAATTAAaaccttttattcaaaataacaaaTGCAGAGGCACGGTGCTGCGGTATTTGGATTTTGGACAAACCTTAAGTGCagttccttaaaaataattctcTGATTAAAGTTTCATCTCATTAACTTACCCAATAAAGGTTGGCATTTAAGATCTGTGCTAGTTACCAAAGTGAAATTCTAATTTTTGATGGAGAATGACACTCAAGAAAGCAAATTGTTTGTAACATCAATGGGGCAGGGCGGGGCAGGGCAGGGATGGGTTTTCCTTCCTGCCCCCAACTCCCCAACACCAAAATGCCCTCAATCCCCAATGGAACTGAAATTTGATGCCACACCCTGACCCCATTCGGATGGGATTGGGTTTCCACATACCACCCCATTCTTGATCCACCCCCTGATTGCGGCATATTCACATCAGCAACAACTTGGGACAGTGAATCAAGATTGTTTACACAGGAAAAGTAAAGGATACTGCTCTGGGGAGATGCTGGTTACCGAATTGATCAACTTGTGCATCTTAATACAATAAACCATGTAACAACGAATAAATTtgtatagaaaaagaaaagatggtCAAATTTAATGCATGTACCACACCACGCCAACATTTATGAGTATGACATCTAAAGACACCATTCATCGTGCTGAATGggggaaaaaatgaaatatgagGTAAAGGAAGAGATGAATGCAGAGGGATTGAGTTAGAGAAAGGATGAGATTCACAGTGAAAGATGCAGACCCTAGTGAATGCATTGGAGACCTTGTGATAACCTAAAGAGTGCATGGCGGCAAGAGAGACAATGAGATGAGAGACCAGCAGTGGCACTGACAATGAAATGAGAGTGATGCACTCAGAGAGATAGTGCAGCAGCTGCTACAGTGAGACTTGGGGCAGATTGGGGGATAGGCGTATTACAGTAATATGATTTAGTAACCCTAAACCCAATGGCAATACAATAAGGTATTTTGTTTAGTAAGGgtgatttaataattttaagctATCGGGTCGGGTTCGGGGTGGGTATATCAATATCCCCGATCCTAGTTCGAGAAAACAGGGAAAACCTGAGCATGGACCCAGACAAAGggattttttccttcaaaattgGGGCAGGTATGAGCGGGTCCCTGCAGTTTCGAGTGTTTGTGCCATGCCTACCAAGCATTTACTTGTCATCGTGTGGGTGGTGTGGGGGTTGGGGGGGATGTCTTAGTGTGATCCTTTCCTTCCCCTTAGCCCTCGACCGTCAAAGCTTACGACAACTACCAATATAGTCGTCTGTTACTAATCGAGCTTGGTGGCCACCTGACCTTGTAGAACTTCCTCGGCCAAAGACTGAACTCTACATCGGCTAAGCATGTTTTGCTTTGGTGTTTTCCGCgccaaaggaagaaaaaaacacaGAAGCTACATATTATAGCATCAGGCAGAGGCAGTTCAATTCATTTCAAACGCAAACATGCATGCAGTAAATACTAAATAGTGTTTGGGAGGGTACACAGACTTCCTTCCAGCCTCAAGCCTAATAAATTTGGATCAGCTAAAGAGTTCCAGAGGGTTCAATAATAAAGTTCagttttcaaaatgaagatgaagCATTACCTGTCTAGAAGCGAGAATGGTGCCAGCAGAGACAGCGTTGGCGAGCCTACACGTACACCTGAGAATAACAGCAGGAAGGCCAGGCACAATGTTCCTCCACGCATCATCACGAAACGCCCTCTGCAAATCAGCAGTGAAGCCAGCTTGCTCGCTCCATTCCCTGACGGCGACATCGGCAACCCTAAGCTCAATCATCCTCTCCACAAGCCACAGAAGATGCTTCCCATTGGTGGAAGCCTTATGCAGATTCAGCCTCTGAATAGCCTCCGTCTCATTGTGATCCCCTCTGAACACCGGACTCGAGTAATCCTCCAACGACTCCTTCACCGTCTTCAAGCTCATCGCGAACGCCTTCTCTAACACTCTCTTCGCCGTCTCCCTCGACGACAGATCCCGAAGAATCTTCCCTACGAAAGCCTTCACGAACGCCGTGTTGCCGTAACTGTTCATCGCCGAGGAAATCAATCCTTGCAGCATCGCTTCGCATGAGTCCTCTCCCGAAGGCCAAACCCTAGCCACGAGTTCCTTCGACTCTTCCTCTCTAAGGAAAGGGATTAATCTCACCACTCGCTTCTCTTCCTCCTCCGTCCACGGCACCGCCTCGAGGAAATCCACGCACCAGCGCACGCAATCTTCGAAAAGGAGCTCCAGCGCCACCGGTAACAGATCCAGCGCCGTCGACGCGCAGTCCACCGCCGCGGCGAAGTCGTTCGTGTAGAGAAGCTCCAGGACGGTGAGATGCGATTGGATCGAGCCGCCGGTGGGAGCCACACCGAGGTTGAGGCGGAAGAGGTCGAGGTCGCGGTCGCGGTTGCAGGAGGAGGAGGACGAGAGCTCCGGCGCGACGTGGCCGATCCACCGGTCGGAGAGGAGCGCGGAGAAGTATTTGGAGCGGCGGAGGACGTCGGAGTGGAGGTAGACGTGGTGGTCGGAGTTGGAAACGGAATCGAGCGGAGAGGGAGCGTCGATGAAGAGGCGGAGGACGACGTCGGCGGTGGAAGCGTCGTTATAATGGAGAGCGTCTTCCGCCGCGGGAGAGGGGCGGTCGTCGGTCATGGGAGAGGAAGGtcgagggttttgggagatttCGATTAGGGTTACGTCGGAGAGGGAGGAGATGGTGCCAACTGTGGAGGAGGAACGGTTGGCGGCGGTGGTGCGTTGCCGCTTCTTGGGAACGCCGGCACTGGGAAACATTGGAATGTATTAGAATGAAAGGGGACGGAAATGAAAtagtatattttgttttttctttaatattttggtAAAATTGGAAGGGAACGGATCACGATCACGCTCGAGAGA
The nucleotide sequence above comes from Glycine soja cultivar W05 chromosome 11, ASM419377v2, whole genome shotgun sequence. Encoded proteins:
- the LOC114374253 gene encoding BTB/POZ domain-containing protein At3g05675-like, whose amino-acid sequence is MFPSAGVPKKRQRTTAANRSSSTVGTISSLSDVTLIEISQNPRPSSPMTDDRPSPAAEDALHYNDASTADVVLRLFIDAPSPLDSVSNSDHHVYLHSDVLRRSKYFSALLSDRWIGHVAPELSSSSSCNRDRDLDLFRLNLGVAPTGGSIQSHLTVLELLYTNDFAAAVDCASTALDLLPVALELLFEDCVRWCVDFLEAVPWTEEEEKRVVRLIPFLREEESKELVARVWPSGEDSCEAMLQGLISSAMNSYGNTAFVKAFVGKILRDLSSRETAKRVLEKAFAMSLKTVKESLEDYSSPVFRGDHNETEAIQRLNLHKASTNGKHLLWLVERMIELRVADVAVREWSEQAGFTADLQRAFRDDAWRNIVPGLPAVILRCTCRLANAVSAGTILASRQVRRKLVEDWLPVLVVCKDNVSPISPSNKSLYLELEETFLRIISTLPMSDAQELLQQCLSFSTRNVEDCPHLVTAFNTWFRRAARPLKPDSLFDQ